The region TCTTAGAGAACCTCCGCTCCAGTGCTGACCCGTTAGGACACCTCAGGGTGCTGTATCCGAACAAATGTGGTTTGTTGGATgaatgtttcctaattccctaGCTCCATTCTGTTGAAGGGAAAACATGCATTACGGCAGAAGTTAGGGTATGTTGTTAAGGGTAGTTAAACTCGAAATCAATAGGGCGTGCTTCTGTAATCACCCACACGGGTCATGAGAATATAAGGACAGTCCAGTCGATTGCGTAAGCCTTTAGAGGAAGTATTCATTTGGAAAATCAAACGAGTAGAGGTGAATAATAGGTATGCGCAGATGAACATTATACCCTTTATCTGTCAGCACGCTCATTGCCAACACGGAGGTGAGGCCGAGGCCAGCCTTGCTTGAGCAGCAAGGGAAGGCCCTGTGAGAGCATGGACAGAAGGGTGGGCGAGAACAGTCTCCCCCAACATGCCCAGATAATCTGCTTGTTAGTATACACTGGATTCTTCCATTTGAAACTAAACCAAATGGATGGTATTAATCCGGAGCCCTTTTCCTTGAAGGCATGGAGAAGATATGGAATTGGAATTCTTTTCCTCCTCATATGACTGGGTTAATGAAGGAGCAATACCAAAGCAGAGAACAGGATTGATTTGACATAGTTAATAAGATAGCACGTGACCTTGATCAGCTAAGCGTTGTCAATCTTTCTGAAGTCGTGGTGTACTCGGCGTAGCTAATTGCAGGTTGGATGATATGGATGGTGGAGGCAAAAAAAAGGGTAATAATTATAAATCTTAGGTGATCCAGCTTTACCAAAATTTATACTCCTGGAGCTGTGGCAGGGTGGAGTTTTTGATGAAACTGGAATTTTAAGCACCCCGTTAACTGTTTTACAGCTGTAGATGTACAGGAAACTTGTATAAAGTCCTTTAACTATGTGTTCCTTTACTTTCTAGTTGATGCTGATGAAATTAAAAGGTTAGGGAAGAGATTTAAGAAGCTCGACTTAGACAACTCTGGTTCGTTGAGTGTGGAAGAGTTCATGTCTCTGCCCGAGTTACAACAGAACCCTTTAGTTCAACGGGTAATAGATATATTTGACACCGATGGAAATGGAGAAGTAGACTTCAAAGGTAAGGAAATCATTTTTACATTGAATTTGAAATAGAAGCCAATGCTGTCAACCTTACAGACTCTATGAATACTGATGTCTTGATTGTAAGTTGATTCTGTACGTAAGATGTCTTTTCCTATTTccctgttttttgggtttttttttttttttgtttggtagtACCAGTTTTTAATACTGAGTTAATGTGTCCTGATCTTGACATTTCTACGGAACAAAGATGTATCTGTCCAACATTCATTTAAGgaatgaaagaagcagcagcagtttataaatacaattaataattgtATCCAGACATAGTACATGTTTGAGCCGAGAAAATAAGTTCAACGTGTTATACGCTACAGTATTAAAAAATGCAGGTGCTTTTTAGCAGTTTTCCTAAGGTTACAGATCTGTCTTATGTAATCAACTAATCAAGAATACATAGCAGTAATTGGGGGAGAATTACTGCAGCAgaagattatttttctatagCTAATCCTGGATCTTTCAAGAACAATCTGTTTACACAGTTGTTTTATTACTAAATACTACAGAATCTTAATTTGGGAATTTATATATGTAAAATAAAAATTTATTCCCATGGAGCCCATATTCCTGAGGTACCACACATATTTTTAAATTGACATTTTAGAACATTTCTTTTTCAACTGGTCAACTTTTTAAAATAAGCTGTTTTAGTTTAGAGAAGTGTTGACTAGAAACAAAGCAGTGCAGAGTCAAATGGAATAAAGTGGGCTTTTAGGGGAGGAAGTACAAACAAAGAAAATTTCAGAAaactggaagggaatgtgtctgtttattgtaattatgtactctcccaattgctaagtacagtgctctgcaaacagtaagcattcaataaatacgattgaatcaatattccaaaatattttgaaataaaatAGCACCTTAAAATATTATATCAGTAAAGCATCTTTACCACAGTAGCAGAGTACAAAATTAACTTAGTATACCATTTTCTAAAATACTCTGTAATTTCTGTATCATGGAAGCTTTTTAAAATTTTAGATGCTTTATTACCTGGGAAGGTAATTGGTTCCAAATTTCAAAACACTAAAATGGATAAAAtgctttttaaagaaaatgttgAAGAAAGGGATCAAATAGTTCATTAGAGCAATGACATCGGGTTGAACTCCATTTAAAATTTTGAAAGTATCTGGAATAAAAGGTAATTAATCCTTGTTTTAAGGgatcctgtaattttttttttttagcactgcTTAAAGGGTGGTAATAGACTCTTTacatgcaaaatggggtttaagactgatctgcatgtgggacagggaccgtatgtccaacctgatttacttgtatacccctggtgcttagtacagtgcatggcacatagtaagtgctcaacaaataccattattatttttattattattattatcagtaactcTGCAGCAACAATTATTCCCTCCTTGAAATCCACAAATGCCCTCATTTTCTTCTGTGCTTGCTTCTGctgtaccttagtacagtgctctgcacacagtagataaatgtcattactattattactttttccTGCTTTTCTTGCCCAGTTACCTTTTGTGGATGCTGTGACCCCAAATAAAATGGCTCGATTGAAGAAAGCAAACTTGATTTTCAGCAAAAACCCCATCAAAAAGAGCCATAACCTTTTCCAGGCAGATTTTTCATGTCTGACTCTTTGTCCTGCAACAGAAACATCTTGTGTTTTGTGCATTCACACTGGACAAGCTTAGAGTCACTTTGCGCACAACCGTTTGTGACCCATAGTGAATTAGCGTGTCAGTCCAGTTTCATAATGGGTGAGTCATActaaagatatttattaagcactttctgttggCAGAACACTACGCCAAACCCAGAATCATCCTGAAGATGGTTCACCGAGGAAGTATCTCGGGAttgttattgagcccttcctgtgtgccgagcaccatgcTGAAACAACTGTAGAGTTTAGTTTGGGAAAGGGTCACAATCTGAGCCCCAGGATTCTTTTTCCACACATTTCCCTCTGCAGAATGGCTTTCTAAGGGTACGTCTCCCAGCACAAAAGTAAGGGAAACTCACAGTGGTAGCACTGGAGATGTAAGACATTCTTCCACCGCCATCATTCCTGGTTTATAGAGTTCTAGAAACCATCAGTTTCCCAAACTGTAGCACTAGGACTAATGTTCCCCAAAGGCTTGAGACTTAGAAATCTCCCTTTGctatcttttccttttccctgatTTCACTTCTGGCCCTAAGCCTCACATCTCCTTGTCCACGCCAAGAGTTTCAGTGGGGAATTTACCCTAATAGCTAGAGGAATCACAGGGCATATTTGCAGATGTGTTCATTCTGGGAATAATTAACCTACATTTTAATGTTGATCTAGTTTTCATAGacatggagggaaaaaaaaatcagttgtgaGTTTTTCCAAGGAAGACCTTCCTTTACTCTCATTGTTTAGAAGTTGCCACTTTTCAAGATCAAGACTGGTTAGTTCACATGCCCATTTTTGAAATTAGCCCctcgttttttttcctctttgaatgTGAAAATGAGGTTATCGAATACTTTATTGTTGCAGTCTTTTGGTTAAAAATACTTGGTTTGAGTTTGAAAGCAGCATCAAAAGTTAGAATCTCTttaaattccctctccctttttactccctcctcctctgcttcccatccttcCAACCACAGACACTTTTACTTACTTTTAAAGTATGGAACTTGATTTTGAAGCAGAATGTTACCTGACTTTCCACTCGTTAAAAAGCAGAGTGCTAGCTCCATGGAAGCGAGGAGGTACCATTATCCTCtgaaaattgcagataggggacgAAGTTTCACTTGCATAGCTTGAGTAGGGCAGTCGGCCACAGCTAGCCTTCCAGTCTTGTTCCCTTTGGAGTCAGAAAGCAGACAGGAGGGGAGCCAAGATGTCAGCTCCACTTTTTGGCTCCTTCTGCCAAACCTTTTACCCCAACCACTTCCACCCCTGGGTGTTCCTATCCTCCTTAGGCCCTGGAGCTGGACCAGAAACCCCTCTCATCCCTGGCTCTGGAGTCCATTGGAGTCCACTTCCACCTAGGCACCCAGGGAGGGATGCTCTGTGAGGCCGGCTAACTCATCCACCTCCCACTATCCTTGGCCACCACTGAGCAAGCAGCTGCTGCAGCCCAAATGATCCATACTGGGCCAGCTCCAGTACCCAGTCATGACTGGCTGTGAAAGACGAGGAGAAGTTGGTATAGTGGTAGGGAGTTGAgcaactcttccttctcctctcacttccccgcttctcctctttctctcccttcctctctccttctctttgcctcctcattccctctgtctctgccccttgacCATATTCACGCTCAAAATAAAATTTTTGCACCCCGGCAACAGGGCCTTCAATGTTGTAGACTTTACGTGGAAGCAGTTTTCCTTTGATAGAGAGTATGGGAAGTCAGATGTATTTTGGGAGTTTATCCCTTGGAATtgagtggattttttttggttttatttttgttgttttgggtGCTCTCATGGTTTTTGTTAGCCAGAGAGTAGGATTTCTTTTTATGCATATGTAAGTTAACCATTAGATTCTtttccaagagaaaaaaaaaatacgacTTTATGTGTAACTAGATTGTACCCCCTTGTGGGCCgtggttgtgtctaccaactctcccaagcacataacatAGTCTTCTGCCCTCAATAagcgccactgattgactgatttgtaaCCACTTCTTCCTACTTGGTATGTTTTAGAATTCATTGAAGGTGTCTCACAGTTCAGTGTCAAAGGAGATAAGGAACAGAAATTGAGGTGTAAgtagctttctttttttctaaaacttctttcacatttttatttagttttttaaAATTCCTATGAAATGAATATTTTCAACAAACTCCTTTGTAGGTTTGGCAAGGCCCTATCAAAGGTATGGCTAGTGCCTGTCAAAAAGTGCTAGCCTCAGATGAGTAGGCACACTTGCATTTTTCTTTTGTATTGGTGAAAGGTGATTTTCCAAAGtatgtcaagagaagcagtgaggcttagtgagcatgggcttgagagacagaggatgtgggttctaatctctgatccactgcttgtctgctgtgtgaccttgggcaagcaacttcacttctctgcgcctcagtcacctcatctgtaaaatcaggattaagaccgagacaatctggtgggacaacctgattaccttgtatctacccctgtgcttagaacagtgcttggcacacaagcacttaacaaataccacaataattattattattactgccttacTGAAAACGGGAAGAATAATGAGAACAGTAATAATTACGttatttaaatacttactctgtgccaaacactgactgaggcacaaagacattaagtgacttggccaaggtcacagagcaggcaagtggtggaggcaggattagaactgagctcccctaattcccaggcctgggttctttcctttaggcctgTTGCTGCAGTAATATCCGGTATGAGTGGTTATGCTTAAGTAATTATTTTGAGGTACACATATTGTAATGCTCCATTTTGAAGTTAGTAACTGATGGTGTAATATTTACAGTGGCAAAAATAGAAATTTTTCTCTGGAGACCTGgcaaatcccttttttttttttttctccccaaaataGAACCTTTTTAGTAGGCAGTGAAAAATACAATTTCGCTTGCTTTTCCTTTTGAGAAGTATTGTTTTAGTGAAAGTTGCCATAAGGTCTAGGATCCAATTTAAGGTGGTTACACTTTTTTATCACAAATAGAGGACGAGACCCCAAAAGATAGAGAACCCAGTCTAGTGATCTTCCTGTAGAATGATTTCTTATTACCACTGAGAGGTATTTAAAACCTAGAGCAGTTTGGAAATGTCATGGTGAATACTGTTGaaattgattatattgtattgtctAGCTTTTCttaaaatgtgtttattttttcaGTTGCTTTCCGTATCTATGATATGGATAAGGATGGTTATATCTCCAATGGGGAGCTCTTCCAGGTTCTGAAGATGATGGTTGGGAACAATCTGAAGGATACACAGTTACAGCAGATCGTAGACAAAACCATAATTAATGCAGATAAGGATGGAGATGGAAGAATATCCTTTGAAGAATTCTGTGCTGTAAGTTCAAAAGAAATTTTTTTTCCGCACATTTATTGTACTTCGGTGCTTTTCCCCTTCCACTGTTCAGTTGGAAGAGTCCAAAATCAGTGGGTGAATGCCTCCGTTAACCTTCTCACCTCTTCTGTAGCTGCCACTAACAGTGAGTTTAAtgcctggaaaatggagtttcaagTCAGCGTCCGAAGTTTGAGTCCAACTATTGCTGAAGatcccttggggggggggggggggggggggtctggacaCATGGGGTATTCGTTAAAGCTGATGCTGGGCTGCACCGTTGAAAAAAAGAAATCGCTCATGAgccctgtaaatatttttttttgtctggTTCTCCAGGTAAAACATTTTGAAGTTTGTTTAATTTTTGATGGGTGTCCAGGTGGTTTTAAATGAGTTCTTTGCAATGAAAAATTGCATTTTGCATAATACTTTACCTGCATAATtaggaaatgaaaatattttcctgaTTTTGAATTGGGAGCTTGGGATTTTAATTGCATCAGCaactctgaattttttttcactTGAACAAATCTGTTACCGAAGCTGATTGTACTGATACatgctaaattttttttttaacagtaaatTTTGTGGAGAGATGACAGTCCCGTTGATCTTATATTAAAATTAGATTATATTTTAGATAGATCCCACCGTGAATACTCGTTTGGGATTTATCTGAATGCCA is a window of Ornithorhynchus anatinus isolate Pmale09 chromosome 9, mOrnAna1.pri.v4, whole genome shotgun sequence DNA encoding:
- the PPP3R1 gene encoding calcineurin subunit B type 1 isoform X2, with the translated sequence MGNEASYPLEMCSHFDADEIKRLGKRFKKLDLDNSGSLSVEEFMSLPELQQNPLVQRVIDIFDTDGNGEVDFKEFIEGVSQFSVKGDKEQKLRFAFRIYDMDKDGYISNGELFQVLKMMVGNNLKDTQLQQIVDKTIINADKDGDGRISFEEFCAVVGGLDIHKKMVVDV
- the PPP3R1 gene encoding calcineurin subunit B type 1 isoform X1, encoding MARGYSAPKKPGNEASYPLEMCSHFDADEIKRLGKRFKKLDLDNSGSLSVEEFMSLPELQQNPLVQRVIDIFDTDGNGEVDFKEFIEGVSQFSVKGDKEQKLRFAFRIYDMDKDGYISNGELFQVLKMMVGNNLKDTQLQQIVDKTIINADKDGDGRISFEEFCAVVGGLDIHKKMVVDV